A region of Trypanosoma brucei brucei TREU927 chromosome 1, complete sequence DNA encodes the following proteins:
- a CDS encoding leucine-rich repeat protein (LRRP), putative produces the protein MKVRITDHNTFWHAPQLLPYNTSPPRLIHRLALLLKKKKHFLNTQHLKESETGTTMSGNQGRKRQRSSSPEQSEALKEPSTTEQNKLTTVTITEETRDAGNDETVISLLNEHEKLIKQTTRLESSVKALKCFMSNLTAMSGERQGGVCDDTECIHRVTLYNAADNAFSDEGLYEGALSSLCGRIQAKKLTITLSKGWKFNSRQVSKLKQLEELRIEYPRGKLVNMISLKRLQMLKRLCLRSNNIDNNDGRHLFNIGTLEELAITDTMQLTNIRGISRLTNLKCLELNSTNIDDSCVEEISACAKLSKLCISKCNNITDATPISQLAALEELNLSNCHITKGIGTLGMLLRLRMLDLSGVPVEDNCLKDLCDCGSLERLNISYRIQLTDINPLSNATAIEELNLNGCRRITRGIGVVWALPKLRVLHMKDVHLSEPSLDSVGTGGPLVKVSLDNCAGFGDMTLLSSIVTLEELNIQKCADIISGVGCLGTLPYLRVLNIKEAHISSLDFTGIGASKSLLQLNMESITGLSNVEALANILTLEKLSLHGCTGIDAGIGCLGNLPQLKMLDLSGTNTDNESLRSLCLSQTVVSLNLSHCWKMTNVSHISSLEALNELNLSNCFGINAGWEALEKLQQLHVAILSNTHITDRDISHFSNCKNLITLDLSFCNKLLDVTALSNITTLEELNLDSCSNIRKGLSVLGELPRLCVLNIKGVQLEDSVIVSLGNGNSFVRLSLENCKGFGDVAPLSNLVTLEELNLHYCDKVTSGMGTLGRLPQLRVLDLGRTQVDDNSLENICTCSSPLVSLNLSNCKKITSISAIASLTALEELNIDNCCNVTSGWNVFGTLHQLRVATLSNTRTNDENVRHVSECKSLNTLNLAFCKDITDVTALSKITMLEELNLDCCHNIRKGIETLGTLPKARILSMKECYMGDGYAQQCSILGNSKSLVKLNLERSRGRISVKALSNVATLEELVLDHARKVCCIPSFSCLPRLRVLNLKYTDINGDVTKNISESKSLRSLNLSHCKWVTDISVLSSLLTLEELNVNCCNGIRKGWESLGKLPLLRVAILSDTKITAKDIACLSSCKKLVKLKFFQCEKLSDVTVVYKIQSLEELIVTSCSDGLKGLNALGTLPRLRFHHLRNVRGSDISVESIGTSKSLVRLHIEVGEELTDITPLSNITSLEELSLRDYRKPPEGVGTLGKLPRLKSLDLGLSRISDSTLYCICLSRSITSLNLDSSWKLTDISHISNLTALEELNLGGCYYITSGWEALSELPRLRVLNLEFTRATTRDGGYYISRCKYLVTLNLELCDMTDASCLANIKTLEELHIGGCDELTQGFSALFTLPQLRILNLICSLITDEDLREIQPPHTIEELNLSYCVELNDITPLGRIKSIKKLHLRQRHDVRRPTEGFRSLLELPCLSWVDLDNVYGWSDVSCELRKRRVHIR, from the coding sequence ATGAAGGTTAGGATTACTGACCATAACACATTTTGGCATGCACCTCAATTACTTCCTTATAACACTTCCCCCCCTCGTTTGATTCATCGCTTAGCtctattattaaaaaagaaaaagcatttcCTCAACACTCAGCACCTCAAGGAATCGGAAACGGGAACTACAATGTCAGGAaaccaaggaagaaagcgacaGCGCAGCTCATCACCTGAGCAGTCAGAAGCTTTAAAGGAACCATCAACTactgaacaaaataaactcacCACCGTTACAATCACCGAAGAGACGCGTGACGCCGGTAATGATGAAACTGTGATATCATTACTGAATGAGCATGAGAAATTGATTAAACAAACGACACGGCTGGAAAGCAGTGTGAAGGCACTTAAATGTTTCATGAGTAATCTCACAGCTATGAGTGGCGAAAGGcaaggtggtgtgtgtgatgacACCGAATGCATACATAGAGTAACATTATATAATGCTGCTGATAATGCCTTCAGTGACGAAGGACTATATGAAGGtgctctttcctcactctgtGGCCGTATTCAAGCTAAGAAATTAACCATCACGTTATCAAAGGGTTGGAAATTTAACTCACGACAAGTCAGTAAGCTAAAGCAGTTAGAAGAGTTACGCATTGAATATCCGCGTGGAAAACTTGTGAATATGATATCTTTGAAGAGACTGCAAATGTTGAAAAGGCTTTGTCTCAGGAGCAACAATATTGACAACAATGACGGTCGTCACTTATTCAATATTGGAACATTGGAGGAGTTGGCTATTACTGATACCATGCAACTGACAAATATCAGAGGAATCTCTCGCTTGACTAACCTGAAGTGTCTTGAGTTAAATTCCACAAATATTGACGACAGctgtgtggaggaaataagtGCATGTGCTAAACTGTCCAAACTGTGTATATCTAAATGCAACAATATCACAGACGCGACACCAATTTCACAACTTGCAGCGCTGGAAGAGTTGAATCTAAGCAATTGCCACATAACGAAGGGAATAGGAACACTTGGCATGTTGTTGCGACTGCGTATGCTTGACTTGAGTGGTGTTCCTGTGGAAGATAATTGTCTGAAGGATTTGTGTGACTGTGGGTCTCTTGAAAGGCTGAACATTTCTTATCGTATTCAGCTGACAGATATCAATCCACTCTCCAATGCCACTGCTATTGAGGAATTGAACCTTAACGGTTGTCGCCGAATAACACGGGGGATAGGCGTTGTGTGGGCATTACCAAAGCTCCGTGTATTGCACATGAAGGATGTGCACCTGAGCGAGCCATCTCTCGATTCAGTTGGGACTGGTGGACCACTTGTAAAGGTCAGTCTTGATAACTGCGCAGGCTTTGGTGATATGACACTCTTATCCAGCATTGTTACACTCGAGGAGCTGAATATTCAAAAATGTGCTGACATCATTAGTGGTGTGGGTTGCCTTGGTACACTGCCATACCTGCGTGTGCTTAACATAAAGGAGGCACACATCTCGTCCCTTGACTTTACTGGTATTGGTGCCTCAAAATCCCTTTTACAGCTCAATATGGAGAGTATCACGGGACTGAGTAATGTGGAAGCACTCGCCAACATTTTGACTCTGGAAAAACTAAGCCTTCACGGCTGCACGGGTATTGACGCAGGAATTGGATGTCTTGGAAACCTGCCACAGCTTAAAATGTTGGACCTGTCTGGCACAAATACCGACAATGAGTCTCTCAGAAGTTTATGCCTATCGCAGACAGTGGTGTCCCTCAACCTTTCCCATTGTtggaaaatgacaaatgtGTCCCATATTTCAAGCCTCGAAGCATTGAATGAACTGAATCTGAGCAACTGTTTTGGAATAAATGCAGGATGGGAAGCACTTGAAAAACTTCAGCAGCTACATGTGGCAATCCTCTCGAATACACATATTACTGATAGAGACATATCCCATTTCAGCAACTGCAAAAACCTTATTACGCttgatctttctttctgcaaTAAGTTACTTGATGTTACAGCTCTCTCTAACATCACTACGCTTGAGGAGTTGAATCTTGATAGTTGTTcaaacatcagaaaagggCTGAGCGTTCTTGGAGAGTTGCCACGGCTTTGTGTGTTGAACATAAAGGGTGTACAGTTGGAAGACTCAGTTATTGTTTCACTAGGGAATGGTAACTCATTTGTAAGGCTCAGTCTTGAGAACTGCAAAGGGTTTGGTGATGTCGCGCCCCTCTCGAACCTTGTTACACTTGAGGAACTGAATCTCCACTACTGTGACAAAGTAACCTCTGGAATGGGAACACTGGGCAGGCTACCGCAGCTTCGTGTACTGGATTTGGGACGGACACAAGTTGATGATAATTCCCTTGAGAATATCTGCACATGCTCAAGCCCACTTGTATCATTAAATCTTTCGAATTGCAAGAAAATAACATCTATTTCTGCAATAGCTTCCCTTACAGCATTGGAGGAACTCAACATTGACAACTGCTGTAATGTAACATCCGGCTGGAATGTATTTGGTACACTTCACCAACTGCGTGTAGCCACACTGTCGAATACACGCACTAATGATGAAAACGTACGGCACGTTAGCGAGTGCAAGTCTTTGAATACACTCAACCTTGCGTTTTGCAAAGATATAACAGACGTCACAGCACTTTCTAAAATTACCATgcttgaggagttgaacCTTGATTGTTGCCATAACATCAGAAAAGGTATTGAAACTCTTGGAACGCTTCCCAAGGCACGTATCCTAAGCATGAAGGAATGTTACATGGGAGACGGATATGCGCAACAATGTTCCATCCTTGGGAATAGTAAGTCACTTGTGAAACTGAATCTTGAGAGGTCAAGAGGGCGCATATCTGTGAAAGCTCTGTCTAACGTTGCGACGTTGGAGGAATTGGTACTCGATCATGCACGGAAAGTATGTTGTATACCGTCATTTTCCTGTCTACCGCGCCTTCGAGTACTGAATCTGAAATATACGGATATCAATGGTGATGTAACTAAAAATATTTCCGAATCAAAATCGCTGCGATCACTCAACTTATCACATTGCAAATGGGTAACTGATATATCAGTATTATCTTCCTTATTGACACTGGAGGAGCTGAATGTTAACTGCTGCAATGGAATACGAAAAGGCTGGGAGTCGCTCGGAAAGCTGCCTCTACTACGTGTGGCAATTCTATCTGATACTAAAATCACCGCTAAAGATATAGCTTGCCTCAGCAGTTGCAAAAAGCTGGTGAAACTAAAGTTCTTCCAGTGTGAGAAGTTGTCAGATGTTACGGTGGTGTATAAAATTCAATCACTGGAGGAGCTGATAGTTACGAGCTGTTCAGACGGCCTCAAGGGACTGAATGCCCTTGGTACACTCCCACGGTTGCGTTTTCACCATCTGCGAAATGTGAGAGGTAGTGATATATCTGTTGAATCTATTGGGACGAGCAAATCTCTCGTGAGGCTTCATATTGAAGTGGGCGAGGAGTTGACAGATATAACACCCCTCTCCAACATCACGTCCCTTGAGGAATTGTCATTGCGGGATTACCGTAAACCCCCGGAAGGAGTCGGGACACTTGGGAAACTGCCACGGCTTAAATCGCTGGATCTCGGTTTATCTCGCATTAGCGATAGCACACTTTATTGTATTTGTCTGTCTCGATCAATTACGTCACTTAACCTAGACTCCAGTTGGAAACTAACAGACATATCTCATATATCAAATCTTAcggcactggaggaattgAATCTGGGAGGATGTTACTACATAACTTCAGGCTGGGAAGCACTAAGCGAATTACCACGACTTCGTGTGCTCAACTTGGAATTCACCAGAGCTACGACGCGTGACGGTGGATACTATATCAGCAGATGCAAATACCTCGTCACACTCAACCTTGAATTGTGTGATATGACCGATGCTTCATGTCTTGCTAATATCAAgacactggaggagttgcatATAGGAGGATGCGACGAGCTAACGCAGGGGTTTAGTGCACTTTTCACTCTTCCACAGTTGCGCATTCTTAACTTGATTTGTTCTCTTATTACAGATGAAGATCTCAGGGAAATTCAACCACCCCATACCATTGAGGAGCTCAATCTTTCTTATTGTGTGGAGCTTAATGATATTACACCACTTGGGAGGATAAAATCaattaaaaaattgcatCTCCGTCAGAGACATGATGTCAGAAGGCCTACAGAAGGATTCAGGAGTCTTTTGGAATTGCCATGTCTTTCTTGGGTTGACCTAGACAACGTGTATGGCTGGTCTGATGTTTCTTGTGAActgagaaaaaggagagtacATATCCGTTAA